In Bradyrhizobium manausense, the sequence CACCTGACGTACGGAGATCGCGGCCGTCGGCTCGTCCATCATCACGAGCTTGGCGTTGGACAGCCGCGTCCGGGCGATCGCCACGGCCTGACGCTGGCCGCCGGACATCTGCTTGACCAGATCATACGGCCGGGTCTCCGAGCGCAGCTCGCCGAACAGCTCCAGCGCGCGCGACGCCATCGCCTTATGATCGAGCAGCGCGATCGGGCCGAACTTTCGCTTGAGCTCGCGGCCGAGGAAGACGTTCGCCGCTGCCGTCAGATTGTCGGCGAGCGCGAGGTCCTGATAGACGACCTCGATTCCGACCCCGCGGGCGTCGACCGGGCGACTGAAGTTGACCGCATTGCCGCCGAAGCGGATCTCGCCATGGGTCGGACGGAAATTGCCGGCGATGATCTTGACGAGCGTCGACTTGCCGGCGCCGTTGTCGCCCATCAGGCCGACCACCTCGCCCGGGTGAACATGCATGTCCACACCATGCAGCGCCCGGATCGCGCCGAACTCCTTGCCGATGCCGGTGAGTTCGAGGACCGGCGTTGTATCAGCACTTGCCATGACGACCTCGCTCAGACGTAGCGGTTGACGAGAGATTCCAGATATTCCTGCCGGCCGGAGCGCGGCTGCGGGTCGAAGCCCGCCCCGAGCGCGCGATCGGACAGATCGGCGAGCGAACGCTGGCCGCCGAGAATGGCGCGCCCCTCAGGCCCGGCCCATCCCTCGTAGCGCTTGGATAGCGGCGCCGTGAGGGCGCCGGCATCGAGCATGTCGGCGGCGGCAAGGAACGCCCGCGCGCAGGCATCCATCGAACCGACATGGGCATGGATCAGGTCATCAGGATCGATCGACTGCCGACGGATCTTGGCGTCGAAATTGAGCCCCCCCGAGGTGAAGCCGCCGCGATCCAGCATCTCGTGAAACACCAGCGCCAGCTCGCCCACATTCATCGCGAACTGGTCGGTGTCCCAGCCGAGCAGATCGTCGCCGCGGTTGATGTCGAGCGAGCCGAACACGCCGAGCGCCTCGGCAAGCGCGACCTCGTGATGAAACGAGTGGCCGGCGAGGATGGCGTGGTTCTGCTCGATGTTGAGCTTGACGTCCTTGAGCAGATCGTAACGCGCGAGGAAGCCGTAGCAGGTGGCGACGTCGAAATCATACTGATGCTTGGTCGGCTCCTTCGGCTTCGGCTCGATCAGGATTGGGCCCTTGAAGCCAATCTTGTGCTTGTGCTCGACCACCAGCGAGATGAAGCGGCCGAGCTGGTCGAGCTCGCGCTTGAGATCGGTGTTGAGCAGCGTCTCGTAACCCTCGCGCCCGCCCCAGAGCACATAGTTCTGGCCGCCGAGCCGGTGCGTCACCTCCAGGGCGGCACGGACCTGGCCGGCGGCGTAGGTGAAGACGTCAGGGTCCGGATTGGTCGCGGCGCCCGCCATGTAGCGGCGATGCGTGAACAGATTCGCGGTGCCCCACAGCAGGCGGACCTTCGCTGATGCCATCTTCTTTTCGAAGATATCGCCGATCGCATTGAGGTTGGCGACGGATTCGGCAAGCGTCGCGCCTTCCGGCGCGGCATCGGCATCGTGGAACGTGAAGAAGGGCACGTCGAGCAGGCGAAACAGTTCGAAGGCGACATCGGCCTTGGCGCGCGCCATCGCCATCGCATCGCTGCCGTGATGCCAGGGCCGCAGGAACGTCTCGCCGCCGAAGGGGTCACCGCCGGGCCAGCACAGCGAATGCCAGTAGCAGACCGCAAAACGCAGATGATCCTCCAGCCTGCGGCCGTGAACCATGCGGTCCTTGTCATACCAGCGGAAGGCCAGCGGGTTTTTGGCATCCTTGCCCCCATAGGCGACCGGGTCGGCTGCGCCGAAGAATTTTGGCAACGCGTTCACTGGGAAAACTCCTTCAGCGCGGGATAGAGCTTGCGCCACTGGCGATAGGCCTCGTCGTAGGCCGCAGTGCGCGACGGGTTTGGTGTGAATGTCGCAAGGCGCCGCGGACGCGTGCAGACTTGCGCGGGATTTTCGCCCGTGGCGGCGAGCCGGCCGAGCCTGGCGGCACCGAGCGCGGCGCCGACCTCGCCCTCCTCGATGCGATGCACGGCAATGCCGAGCACGTCGGCGCAGATCTGCGCCCACAACGCCGAGCGCGAGCCACCGCCGACGAGATCAACTTCGGTGATGGCCCCGCCCGCAGCGCTCAGCACTGCCAGATTGTCGCGCGCGGCGAAGGCGACGCCTTCAAGCACGGCCTGGACGATCTGGTTGCGCCCGGTCGTACCGCGCAGGCCGACGAACGCGCCGCTCGCGGCGGCATCGTTGTGCGGCGTGCGCTCGCCGTCGAGATAGGGCAGGAATTTGATGGGGCTCGGACCATCAACACGCTCGCCGAGCGGCGCCAGCAGGGTCGCGGCCGGCACCTCCATGACGCCGGCAAGCCAGGCGAGCGAGGCGGCCGCCGACAGCATCACGCCCATCTGGTGCCACAAGCCGGGCAGCGCGTGACAGAACGCATGCACCGCCGCTTGCGGCGCCGGCGCAAAGCGATCGGTGACGCGAAAGATAACGCCGGAGGTGCCGAGCGACAGGAAGGCATCACCGGGCGCGATCGCACCGAGCCCGATCGCACTCGCCGCGTTATCACCGGCTCCGCCGGCAACAACGACGTTGTTTGCCATGCCCCAGCGTTGCGCGAATTCGGGCGCGAGCGTCGCGCTCGCCTCGCTGCCCTCGACCAGGCGCGGCATGTGGTGCAGGTCGAGCCCGGTGGCATGCAGCAGCAGCGCCGACCAGCGACGCTGGCCGACGTCCAGCCAGAGCGTGCCGGCAGCATCCGACATGTCCTCGACCATCTCGCCGGTCAGGCGATAGCGCACATAGGCTTTCGGCAGCAGCACCTTTGCCACGCGCTTGAAAATATCGGGCTCGTGCCTGGAGACCCAGAGCAGCTTGGGTGCGGTGAAGCCGGGCATCGCCAGATTGCCGGCAATGCCGTGCAATGATGGGCAGCGGCGCTCGAGCTCGACACATTCGGCATGCGAGCGGCCGTCATTCCAGAGGATGGCGGGGCGCAGCGGGCGTCCCTCCGCATCCAGAAGCGTCGCGCCGTGCATCTGCCCTGACAGTCCGATGCCGCGCACACCGGCAACATCGCGCGGATGAGCGGCGGCGAGATCGTCGACGGCGCCAATGGCGGCCTCGACCCAGGCATCCGGATCCTGCTCGGACCACAGCGGCTGCGGATGCGACAGCGCAAGCTCGCGCGCGGCCGTCGCGACAACCGCGCCAACCTCGTTCACGAGCACCGCTTTCACACCGGATGTGCCGATGTCTACTCCGAGATACAAACTCGTCCCTCCCTCTTCCTTTGAGCGTGACCTGGTCGGAAAACCGCAGCCTGGTTTTCCGGCTCACGCTGCCGCGGCGCACGATCTGACGTCGCACTTTCCGCAATCACTCGACTCAACACACAACGCACCGCGCGCCTTTCGGCTACGGCAGATTGTCCCGCATCAGGATGTCGATGCGGATACTCTCCTGTTCACTCAAGATCGGCTCGTTACGCGCAAGCGACAGCAGCACGCGCACGGCGGCGCGCGCCTCGTGCCCCGGGTTCTGCGAAATCGCGGCATCCAGCGTGCCCTGGAGCAACAGCTTTCGCGTCATCGCCGTGAGATCATGAGCGATGAACACGATCTGCTTCTCGCGGCCGGCCTCGGTCAGGGCATTGGCCACGCCTTGCGTGCCGGCGCCGACATTGTAGAGGCCGATGATGTCTGGATGCTTGCCGAGCAGCCGCGATATCAGCTGCTCGGAGCGGTCGTCGTCGTCGCGCCCCTCGAGCAGAGGCAGGACGTCGAGGTGCGAAAATTCCGACGCCATCACCTGATTGAAGCCGAAAATGCGTTCGGCATGGTCGCGCAGGCCCTGCGAGCCCGCGATGATCCCGATCTTGCCGGACTTCTGGCCGACCAGACGTCCGACCAGTGCGCCGGCGGTGCGGCCGGCAGCGATGTTGTCGATCCCGACATAATGCTGGCGGCGCGACGACGGCACATCCGAGACCAGCGTCACCACCTTGGTGCCGGCATCGACGAGATCGTTGATCGCGGCGCGAACGCCGGGATGATCGAGCGCCACCACGGCAATGCCGTCGTAACTGCCGGAGAGCGCCTCGAGCGATGCCGCCAGCACGGATGGATCGAACACATCCGTATTGACCAGTTCGACGCTGAGACGGCGGGCCGAGAGCCACGCCGACATCTCGCCGAGATAGGCCTCGATCTGCTGCATGAACGGGTTCGCCCCCGTCGGCATGACGAAGGCAAACCGACGGGCACGGCCGCGGGCGAGTTCGGCCGCCGCCACGTGCGGCTGAAAGGCGTTGCGCGCGATGATCTCCTGGACGCGCCGGACCGTGTCGGGCCGCACGCCGGGGCGGTTATGCAAGACGCGGTCGACTGTCGCCAGGCTGACACCGGCCTCACGGGCGATGTCCTTCAGCGTCAGCGCGGCGGAGGCAGTCAGACTTTCGGAAGTCTCTTGGGCCATGCCTGAAGGCTAGCAGAGGTGTTTTGAGGTACGCAACTCATTTTGAGGGACAAGTCGCGATCTTCGAGTCCCGGTTGCGCTGGCCGCGACTTAGCGGCGGGCCAGATCAAGCGTCAGAAATAGACTGTTGGAATCCTCGACATAGCTCTCAAACGGGGCGCAAGGCACGAAGCCGTGGGCCTGGTAGAGCGCATGCGCCGGCTTGAAATATTCCCATGACCCTGTCTCCAGGCTCAACCGCTTGATGCCGCGCTGGCGCGCCTCGGCGATGATGTGGCGGAGCATCAGGCCACCAAAGCCGCGACGGCGCGTGGTCTGGAGCGTGTGCATCGACTTCACCTCGCCGTGGTCCGCCGAGAGCGTCTTCACCGCGCCGGTCGCGACCAGAGTCTCACCGTCCCAGCCGGTCCAGAACGCAACATCGTGGGCGCGCAGGCCGGCGAGATCGAGCGCGTGCGCGCTGCCCGGAGCGGTCTGCGCCCGTGCCGCCGCGACATGGTGGTCGAGCAGCGCGACGACGCGCGGATCGAAGGTGTCGCCGGTGCGGATCTGCATCGTCATGGCCTCACGTCACTTGCAAGCGTCTTCTGCATGAAGACGAGATCGAGCCAGCGGCCGAACTTGCAGCCGACCTCCGGCATGCGGGCGACCTCGACAAAGCCGAGCGAGGCGTGAAGACCGATCGAGCCGGTATTGAGGGCCTCGATCCCGGCAATCATCGCATGCTTGTTCAGCGCCGTGGCGCGCTCGAGCAGCGCGGCCAGCAGGCTGCGGCCGATGCCGGCACGATGATGCCGCTCGTCGACATAGACCGAATTCTCCACGGTGTGGCGATAGCCGGGGAAGGGACGGAAATCGCCGAAGGAGGCGAAACCGACCACGTCCCTGCCCTTCATCGCGACCAGCACCGGATAGCCCGCCCCTTGCCGCGTGCGGATCCATTCGCGCCGTGAGTCCAGGTCAGCCGGACCGTCGGTCCAGACCGCCGTGGTGTTGATCGCGGCGAAATTGTAGATGGCGAGGACATCCTCGGCATCCTCGAGCGTGGCGTCCCGTACGATCAGCGACATCAGATTTTCCCGTAAGAGGTGCCGCGCCGCGTGATGATGACGTAGCGGGCATCTTGTTTGGTTTCGTTCTCGAAGGTCACGGCGCGCATCACGTCGAAGTCGAGGCAATCGCCTTCGCGCAGGCGCACCGTCTTGGCGTCGATATGCACGCAGACCGCGCCCTCCAGCATCAGGAGTTGCTGCGTGAAGGCATTGCGGCCCCAGGGGCTGTAGGGCACGCGCGCGCCGGCCGGCATGTCGACGACGATGACCTCGATGCCGCTCGCCGCATCGACCGGCGAAGCATGGCGCCGCCGGTAGCCGCTATCGGGATCGCGCCATTGCGGCTGGTCGGCGAGCCGCGTCAGCCGCTCCGGCGGCTTTTCCGAGAGCGCGACGACGTCGCTGAGCGAGACGTCGAGCGCCGCGCAGAGCTTGTTGAGCAGCGCCGCCGTGGCACTGCTCTGCGCCCGCTCCACCCGCCCGATCATGGCCCGGCTGACACCGGAGCGCGTTGCAAGTTCGTTCAGGGTCATGCCGGCCTGTGTCCTCAGGATCTTCAAGCGGCGACCGATCGCCCTGTCGAGTTTTTGCTGGTCCATGGTCTTCCGATCCGAACATCGCCCGGCGCATGGACCGCATCCGCCGGACTGAGAAACCTTAGGCTGGAGCGGCGGCGCGTGCCGGGAGCGAGGGGCTAATATATTGGAATCTTTGCACGCCTGACAGCACCGTCTAGGATAGGCCAAACGACCATGCAGCGGGGAGGCGATGACATGAGCGGACCGACGCAGCGGATCATCAAGGCCAACGGCATCAACCTCAACTTCGCCGAACAGGGCGAGGGGCCGCTGGTGCTGCTCTGCCACGGCTTTCCCGAAGGCTGGTATTCCTGGCGTCACCAGCTCGAAGCGCTGGCCGCCGCCGGCTACCACGCCGTCGCGCCCGACATGCGCGGCTACGGCAAGAGCGACAAGCCGGAGGCGATCGACCAGTATACGATCTTCCACATGATCGGCGATCTCGTCGGCGTGCTCGACGCCCTTGCCGTGAAGGATACCGTCATCGTCGGCCACGATTGGGGTGCGGGGATCGCCTGGCACGCGGCGCGCTTGCGGCCCGATCGTTTCCGTGCTGCCGCCATTCTCAGCGTTCCCTACCGTCCGCGAAGCGAGGTCCGGCCGACCAGCGTCATGCCGCAGACGGCGGAGGCGCAATTCTATCAGCTGTACTTCCAGGAGCCGGGCGCGGCCGAGGCGGAGTTCGAGCGTGATCCGCGCGCGACACTTGGTGCGATGCTGTTTGGTGGTTCCGGCGAAGGAGCAGCCATGATCCGCGCCAATGCCGAGCGCGCCGGCCGGACCGTCGGCGTCGGCATGGTCTCGCGCAAGGACGGCATGCTGCCGAAAGTGCCGGTGCCGCTGCCATCATGGCTGAGCGCCGCCGACCTCGATTATTACGGCGGCGAATTTGCCCGCAGCGGTTTTCGCGGGCCGCTCAACTATTATCGCAACATCGATCGCAACTGGGAACTGATGGGCGCGTTCGAGGGCGTGAAGGTCGTGGTGCCCTCGCTCTACATCGCGGGCGACCATGACATGGTGATCGCCTTCCCCGGTGCGGCAGAGCATCTCGCCAACATGAAGCAATGGGTGCCGCAGCTGCGCGAGATCAAGATGCTGCCCGGTTGCGGACACTGGACGCAGCAGGAGCGGCCGAACGAGGTGAACTCGGCGCTGGTCGATTTCCTGCGCAGCCTGCCGGGCTGAGAGCCCTAGCAGGAACTCAGCTTGTCGATACGCTTTTGATGGCGACCGCCTTCGAACGCCGTGCCCAGGAACGCTTCGACGCATTCCTTGGCGACCACATCGCCCGTCGTGCGTCCGCCCAGCGCCAGAACATTCGCGTCGTTGTGCTGGCGGCACAGCTGCGCGCCGGTGGCATCGTGCACGAGCGCGCAACGGATGTGCGCATGGCGGTTGGCGGCAATCGAAATGCCAATGCCCGATCCACAGACCAGAACGCCGCGCCCGGCCTTGCCATCCTTGATCGCGTCGGCGAGCTTGTGGGCGAAATCGGGATAGTCGACGGAGGCGGCACTGTCGGTGCCAAGGTCCAGCCAGGCCACATCGGGCAGCGCCGACTTCAGCGCTTCCTTGAGGGCAAAGCCCCCGTGATCACAGGCAATCGCGACCACGCGCGTGCTCTCGTCCTTGTCGGCCATTTGCTATCCTGAGGCTTTGGAGCGGGCGAAGGGAATCGAACCCTCGTATGCAGCTTGGGAAGCTGCCGTTCTACCATTGAACTACGCCCGCTGATGCGCGTCTTCCGCACCCGTCCTGATTAGCCGAGACGGTGTCCGGCGCCAAGCGGTTTGGCGCGTCAGGCCGGATGGTTGTTAACGTCCTGGCAAGATTCCAGGTGCGCCGAATTGTGGCAGTGTTATGATCCGGCGTCTGGGGAAAAACCTGCACTGAGTGGGGCGTGTGCATGGTGGGGCGGGCTTACGCAATTTTCGACACGGCGATAGGCCGTTGCGGCATTGTCTGGAGCGATTCCGGCGTCGTCGCCGTGCAGTTGCCGGAGGCGCGGGAGATCGACACCCGCCGCCGGATTTTCCAGGTCCATCCCGAGGCGCGCGAGCAGGCGGCGCCGCTCAACGCCGAACTGGCGATCGAGGGCATCGTCACCTTGTTGCAGGGCGGCGATCCTGATTTTTCCGACGTCAGCCTCGATGCCGGGGATGTGCCGGCCTTCAACCGGCGGGTCTATGAATATGCCTGCACCATCGCGCGCGGGGAGACGCGCAGCTATCACGAGATCGCCAAGGCCCTGGGTGTCTCCGGCGCCGCGCTTTCAGTGGCGCAGGCGATCTCGCGAAATCCCTACATGATCATCGTGCCCTGCCACCGGGTGCTGGAAGCGGGCGGCTATGCCGACCGGATCTCGCCTTACGGCGGGGTGATCTCCAAGCGGCGGCTGCTGGCGCTCGAGGGCGCCCACCCGATCGCCAGCAAGACGCTGTTCGAGGTGCTGCTGCCCGTTGCCCCGCCGCGCTCGCCTTCCTAAATATTCGGGATGGATGCAACCACACTGCTGACGTCCCAAGCGATGACGGTCTCCGAGTTTCGCTGCGACGCGGGACCTAGCGATATGCCGTTTGCCGAGTGCCGCACCGGCCATTCCATCGCCTACGTGCGCTCGGGCAGTTTTGGGTGCCATTGCCGTGCCGGCTTCTTCGAACTGGTGGCGGGCTCGCTGCTGGTCGGTGCGCCCGGCGAGGAATACACCTGCACGCATGAACACGTCTCCGGCGACGTCTGCCTGTCCTTCTTCTTCAGCGAGGAGCTGGTTGATACGCTCGGCGGACGACGCGAGACCTGGCAGGTCGGCGCGACGCCGCCGCTGCCCGAGCTGATGGTGCTGGGTGAGCTCGCCCAGACGGCGGCAGATGGCAACAGCGACCTTGGGATAGACGAGGTCGGCCAGATTCTTGCGAGCCGCTTCGTCGATGTGGTCTCGGGCAAGCCGCGCAAGCAGGCCTCACCGACGGCCCGTGACCGCCGCCGCGCAGTCGAGGCCGCGTTATGGATCGACGACAACTCGCATGCCGGGATCGATCTCGAACGGGCCGCGCGTCTGGCAGATCTGAGCCCGTTCCATTTCCTCCGGCTGTTTTCCAACGTGCTCGGTGTCACCCCGCATCAATATCTCGTGCGCTCGCGGCTGCGTCACGCGGCGCGCCTGCTCACCGACGATGACATCGCGGTCACTGACATCGCCTATGACGTCGGCTTCGGCGACCTCTCCAACTTCGTCCGCACCTTCCACCGCGCCGCCGGCATGTCGCCGACAAAATTCCGTCAGGCCTCGAAGGGCGGGCGCAAGATTCTCCAAGAGCAGCTCGCCCTCAACTGACTAGGGTCGTCTCCGGCGCGCGCCACAAGCGGCGCGCTTTGCAATGGAGACGACCATGTATGACCATATCGGACTGCGCGTTGCCGACCTCGACGCCGCCACGCGCTTCTACACCGCGGTGCTGGCGCCGCTCGGTTACGTGCTGTGCTCGAGCGGCGACGGCTATGCCGGTTTCGGACCGAAGGGCGAGCCGGCGCTCTGGCTGCATCTGAACAAGGGCCGCAAGGCCGACGGCGCGCATATCGCGTTTCGCGCCCAGGACCATGACGCGGTGAAAGCATTTCACCGCGAGGGCCTGAAGAGCGGCGGCCATGACAATGGCGGCGCCGGGCCGCGCAAGGA encodes:
- a CDS encoding ATP-binding cassette domain-containing protein, which encodes MASADTTPVLELTGIGKEFGAIRALHGVDMHVHPGEVVGLMGDNGAGKSTLVKIIAGNFRPTHGEIRFGGNAVNFSRPVDARGVGIEVVYQDLALADNLTAAANVFLGRELKRKFGPIALLDHKAMASRALELFGELRSETRPYDLVKQMSGGQRQAVAIARTRLSNAKLVMMDEPTAAISVRQVEQVLSLIHRLKEQGVAVMLISHRMPDVFAVCDRVIVMRRGEKRADKPIHETSPEEVTALITGAKEAA
- the xylA gene encoding xylose isomerase yields the protein MNALPKFFGAADPVAYGGKDAKNPLAFRWYDKDRMVHGRRLEDHLRFAVCYWHSLCWPGGDPFGGETFLRPWHHGSDAMAMARAKADVAFELFRLLDVPFFTFHDADAAPEGATLAESVANLNAIGDIFEKKMASAKVRLLWGTANLFTHRRYMAGAATNPDPDVFTYAAGQVRAALEVTHRLGGQNYVLWGGREGYETLLNTDLKRELDQLGRFISLVVEHKHKIGFKGPILIEPKPKEPTKHQYDFDVATCYGFLARYDLLKDVKLNIEQNHAILAGHSFHHEVALAEALGVFGSLDINRGDDLLGWDTDQFAMNVGELALVFHEMLDRGGFTSGGLNFDAKIRRQSIDPDDLIHAHVGSMDACARAFLAAADMLDAGALTAPLSKRYEGWAGPEGRAILGGQRSLADLSDRALGAGFDPQPRSGRQEYLESLVNRYV
- the xylB gene encoding xylulokinase, with translation MYLGVDIGTSGVKAVLVNEVGAVVATAARELALSHPQPLWSEQDPDAWVEAAIGAVDDLAAAHPRDVAGVRGIGLSGQMHGATLLDAEGRPLRPAILWNDGRSHAECVELERRCPSLHGIAGNLAMPGFTAPKLLWVSRHEPDIFKRVAKVLLPKAYVRYRLTGEMVEDMSDAAGTLWLDVGQRRWSALLLHATGLDLHHMPRLVEGSEASATLAPEFAQRWGMANNVVVAGGAGDNAASAIGLGAIAPGDAFLSLGTSGVIFRVTDRFAPAPQAAVHAFCHALPGLWHQMGVMLSAAASLAWLAGVMEVPAATLLAPLGERVDGPSPIKFLPYLDGERTPHNDAAASGAFVGLRGTTGRNQIVQAVLEGVAFAARDNLAVLSAAGGAITEVDLVGGGSRSALWAQICADVLGIAVHRIEEGEVGAALGAARLGRLAATGENPAQVCTRPRRLATFTPNPSRTAAYDEAYRQWRKLYPALKEFSQ
- a CDS encoding LacI family DNA-binding transcriptional regulator, giving the protein MAQETSESLTASAALTLKDIAREAGVSLATVDRVLHNRPGVRPDTVRRVQEIIARNAFQPHVAAAELARGRARRFAFVMPTGANPFMQQIEAYLGEMSAWLSARRLSVELVNTDVFDPSVLAASLEALSGSYDGIAVVALDHPGVRAAINDLVDAGTKVVTLVSDVPSSRRQHYVGIDNIAAGRTAGALVGRLVGQKSGKIGIIAGSQGLRDHAERIFGFNQVMASEFSHLDVLPLLEGRDDDDRSEQLISRLLGKHPDIIGLYNVGAGTQGVANALTEAGREKQIVFIAHDLTAMTRKLLLQGTLDAAISQNPGHEARAAVRVLLSLARNEPILSEQESIRIDILMRDNLP
- a CDS encoding GNAT family N-acetyltransferase, coding for MQIRTGDTFDPRVVALLDHHVAAARAQTAPGSAHALDLAGLRAHDVAFWTGWDGETLVATGAVKTLSADHGEVKSMHTLQTTRRRGFGGLMLRHIIAEARQRGIKRLSLETGSWEYFKPAHALYQAHGFVPCAPFESYVEDSNSLFLTLDLARR
- a CDS encoding GNAT family N-acetyltransferase, which gives rise to MSLIVRDATLEDAEDVLAIYNFAAINTTAVWTDGPADLDSRREWIRTRQGAGYPVLVAMKGRDVVGFASFGDFRPFPGYRHTVENSVYVDERHHRAGIGRSLLAALLERATALNKHAMIAGIEALNTGSIGLHASLGFVEVARMPEVGCKFGRWLDLVFMQKTLASDVRP
- a CDS encoding helix-turn-helix domain-containing protein; this translates as MDQQKLDRAIGRRLKILRTQAGMTLNELATRSGVSRAMIGRVERAQSSATAALLNKLCAALDVSLSDVVALSEKPPERLTRLADQPQWRDPDSGYRRRHASPVDAASGIEVIVVDMPAGARVPYSPWGRNAFTQQLLMLEGAVCVHIDAKTVRLREGDCLDFDVMRAVTFENETKQDARYVIITRRGTSYGKI
- a CDS encoding alpha/beta fold hydrolase — encoded protein: MSGPTQRIIKANGINLNFAEQGEGPLVLLCHGFPEGWYSWRHQLEALAAAGYHAVAPDMRGYGKSDKPEAIDQYTIFHMIGDLVGVLDALAVKDTVIVGHDWGAGIAWHAARLRPDRFRAAAILSVPYRPRSEVRPTSVMPQTAEAQFYQLYFQEPGAAEAEFERDPRATLGAMLFGGSGEGAAMIRANAERAGRTVGVGMVSRKDGMLPKVPVPLPSWLSAADLDYYGGEFARSGFRGPLNYYRNIDRNWELMGAFEGVKVVVPSLYIAGDHDMVIAFPGAAEHLANMKQWVPQLREIKMLPGCGHWTQQERPNEVNSALVDFLRSLPG
- the rpiB gene encoding ribose 5-phosphate isomerase B, with protein sequence MADKDESTRVVAIACDHGGFALKEALKSALPDVAWLDLGTDSAASVDYPDFAHKLADAIKDGKAGRGVLVCGSGIGISIAANRHAHIRCALVHDATGAQLCRQHNDANVLALGGRTTGDVVAKECVEAFLGTAFEGGRHQKRIDKLSSC
- a CDS encoding methylated-DNA--[protein]-cysteine S-methyltransferase; this translates as MVGRAYAIFDTAIGRCGIVWSDSGVVAVQLPEAREIDTRRRIFQVHPEAREQAAPLNAELAIEGIVTLLQGGDPDFSDVSLDAGDVPAFNRRVYEYACTIARGETRSYHEIAKALGVSGAALSVAQAISRNPYMIIVPCHRVLEAGGYADRISPYGGVISKRRLLALEGAHPIASKTLFEVLLPVAPPRSPS
- a CDS encoding helix-turn-helix transcriptional regulator, with amino-acid sequence MDATTLLTSQAMTVSEFRCDAGPSDMPFAECRTGHSIAYVRSGSFGCHCRAGFFELVAGSLLVGAPGEEYTCTHEHVSGDVCLSFFFSEELVDTLGGRRETWQVGATPPLPELMVLGELAQTAADGNSDLGIDEVGQILASRFVDVVSGKPRKQASPTARDRRRAVEAALWIDDNSHAGIDLERAARLADLSPFHFLRLFSNVLGVTPHQYLVRSRLRHAARLLTDDDIAVTDIAYDVGFGDLSNFVRTFHRAAGMSPTKFRQASKGGRKILQEQLALN
- a CDS encoding VOC family protein, which codes for MYDHIGLRVADLDAATRFYTAVLAPLGYVLCSSGDGYAGFGPKGEPALWLHLNKGRKADGAHIAFRAQDHDAVKAFHREGLKSGGHDNGGAGPRKDYSPTYYAAFLIDPDGNNVEAVCT